A DNA window from Malus domestica chromosome 12, GDT2T_hap1 contains the following coding sequences:
- the LOC103414620 gene encoding protein ZW2-like, translating to MTNGSHSGNASNSFEAIYERWLVRQEHFLDELLSAPGPTIDEARDEDLRDLVSRVLFHYQQYYDEKSRLGQRDVLLAFSPTWYTSYERSLLWIAGYKLAKIHESVAAPPFMDAVRRYGRAGHGEIVEDDAVIKSLKSALETVVENANLLRTTMATKLVDLLSSGQAVRFLTALMQFQLKIRSLGLERDAEQQRELSEGGGGWSPISSRW from the exons aTGACAAACGGCTCTCACAGCGGCAATGCGTCGAACTCATTCGAGGCAATCTACGAGCGCTGGCTGGTCCGGCAAGAACACTTCCTCGATGAGCTCTTATCGGCCCCAGGGCCG ACGATCGACGAGGCCCGAGATGAAGACCTCCGAGATTTGGTGTCTCGGGTTCTCTTCCATTACCAGCAGTATTACGACGAGAAATCGCGACTTGGACAGCGGGATGTTTTACTGGCTTTCTCGCCGACGTGGTATACTTCCTACGAAAGGAGCCTGCTTTGGATCGCCGGGTACAAAC TCGCCAAGATTCACGAGAGCGTGGCGGCGCCGCCGTTCATGGATGCGGTGCGGCGGTACGGGAGGGCCGGACACGGGGAGATCGTGGAGGACGACGCGGTGATCAAGTCGCTTAAGTCGGCATTGGAGACCGTGGTGGAGAATGCCAACTTGCTGAGGACGACGATGGCGACGAAGCTGGTGGATTTGCTGAGCTCGGGGCAGGCAGTGAGGTTTTTGACGGCGTTGATGCAGTTTCAGCTAAAGATTCGGAGTTTGGGGTTGGAGAGGGACGCCGAGCAGCAGCGGGAATTGAGCGAAGGCGGTGGTGGTTGGAGTCCAATTAGTAGTAGGTGGtag